A section of the Aythya fuligula isolate bAytFul2 chromosome 9, bAytFul2.pri, whole genome shotgun sequence genome encodes:
- the NEU2 gene encoding sialidase-2, with translation MASFPVLKQETLFRNGTWSYRIPALLYLPRFSIILAFAEERNDVVDEHAKLIAMRRGMYDPSTHHVQWSSMETIDSAQLKDHRSMNPCPVYDEVSGKLILFFIAVPGKISEQHQLRTKINLVRLCYITSMDQGRTWSTAQDITEGTISSEYKNWATFAVGPGHGLQLLNEARSLVIPAYAYRILDPKQHPTPHAFCFISSDHGTTWEMGNFVGKESAVECQVAEVHTCGRRVLYCNARSSTGARIQAVSYNHGVDFEGGQRVEMLVEPPFGCHGSVTAFPPPRDARCQDSWLLYTHPTDPKGRRDLGIYLNKSPLNPEQWSKPSILFKGLCAYSDLQYMGVGPDGSPLFSCLFEYGTQQQCEEIIFVMFTLKQAFPSEC, from the exons ATGGCTTCGTTTCCTGTCCTGAAGCAAGAGACGTTGTTCCGGAACGGTACATGGAGCTACCGAATTCCAGCCCTGCTCTACCTGCCGCGTTTCAGCATCATCCTGGCATTTGCTGAAGAACGAAACGATGTGGTAGATGAACATGCCAAGCTGATAGCGATGCGCAGAGGCATGTATGACCCATCCACGCACCATGTTCAG TGGAGTAGCATGGAGACCATTGACAGTGCGCAGCTGAAAGATCACCGCTCTATGAATCCCTGTCCTGTTTATGATGAGGTCTCAGGGAAACTGATCCTGTTCTTCATAGCCGTCCCAGGAAAGATCTCTGAGCAGCACCAGCTCAGGACGAAGATCAACCTGGTGCGTCTCTGCTACATCACTAGCATGGACCAAGGACGCACCTGGAGCACTGCCCAGGATATCACCGAGGGTACCATTAGCTCCGAGTACAAGAACTGGGCCACTTTCGCAGTGGGGCCAGGCCACGGATTACAGCTGCTCAACGAGGCCCGGAGCCTTGTGATTCCTGCCTATGCCTATCGTATCCTTGACCCTAAGCAGCACCCCACCCCTCACGCCTTCTGCTTCATCAGCTCTGACCATGGGACGACATGGGAGATGGGGAACTTTGTGGGGAAGGAGAGCGCAGTGGAGTGCCAGGTAGCTGAGGTACACACCTGTGGCAGGAGGGTGCTCTACTGCAACGCAAGGAGCAGCACGGGAGCGAGAATCCAGGCCGTCAGCTACAACCACGGGGTGGACTTTGAGGGAGGCCAACGGGTTGAAATGCTTGTAGAGCCTCCCTTTGGATGTCATGGAAGTGTTACTGCCTTCCCACCTCCCCGTGATGCCAGGTGCCAAGATAGTTGGTTGCTCTACACTCATCCTACAGACCCAAAGGGTCGAAGAGATTTAGGAATTTACCTCAATAAAAGCCCTTTAAACCCAGAACAGTGGTCAAAACCAAGCATCCTCTTCAAGGGCTTATGTGCTTATTCAGATCTGCAGTACATGGGGGTTGGGCCAGATGGTTCACCCttgttttcttgcctttttgaATATGGGACTCAACAGCAATGTGAAGAGATAATATTTGTAATGTTCACTCTGAAGCAAGCCTTCCCATCTGAGTGCTGA